A section of the Leptospira noumeaensis genome encodes:
- a CDS encoding zinc dependent phospholipase C family protein, translating to MAGKITHIEALSQVKKHLEHGNATQRKMAALLSRPDVASYANLGAVAPDIFYFYHVLQPKRTKKAAFFGDLAHHDRVAELILSFLDQVHDTEMGLYRDRFLAFTLGYICHCVVDIQTHPYIFYISGDYYNNDKKISYQAQVNHMKVEFGLDTLLINHRWGMSPKEYDFSQYIDIRHRTVGIKNKMDPVLWNFWLQSIKETYPGEFATSYLGSEKKIIPGDILNESYLGFYRFTSTLDSRSTFMRGLVSVVDTLTFHKYNASVLMLPAIENINPKIMNDEKREWFYPADPKRKFNDSFIELLNQASQACKEILTRAYEYSFSPESRSKILESLGGYNLDTGLRYHGIDHMKEFSPLV from the coding sequence CCGCATTACTTTCGCGTCCCGATGTTGCCTCATACGCAAACCTTGGTGCCGTGGCTCCCGACATATTTTACTTCTATCACGTGTTACAACCCAAACGTACTAAGAAGGCAGCTTTCTTCGGTGACCTTGCCCACCATGACCGAGTGGCTGAACTGATTTTAAGTTTTCTCGACCAAGTCCATGATACAGAAATGGGACTCTATAGGGATCGATTTTTGGCATTTACTTTAGGGTATATTTGTCACTGCGTGGTAGACATCCAAACCCATCCTTATATCTTTTATATCTCAGGGGATTACTATAACAACGATAAGAAGATTTCTTACCAAGCCCAGGTCAATCATATGAAGGTTGAGTTTGGACTGGATACCCTTCTCATCAACCACCGCTGGGGAATGAGTCCTAAAGAATATGACTTCTCACAATACATCGATATCCGCCACCGAACGGTAGGAATCAAAAACAAAATGGATCCGGTGTTATGGAATTTTTGGTTACAATCCATTAAAGAAACATACCCCGGGGAGTTTGCTACCTCCTACTTAGGCTCTGAAAAAAAAATCATTCCTGGTGATATCTTAAACGAATCCTATTTAGGATTTTACAGGTTTACCTCCACTTTGGACTCGAGAAGTACCTTTATGCGGGGACTTGTGAGTGTAGTGGATACACTGACCTTTCACAAATACAATGCCAGTGTGCTTATGCTACCCGCGATCGAAAACATCAATCCCAAGATCATGAATGATGAAAAAAGGGAATGGTTCTATCCGGCTGACCCGAAACGGAAGTTCAATGACTCGTTTATCGAACTTTTGAACCAAGCAAGCCAAGCCTGCAAAGAAATTTTAACGAGAGCCTACGAATATAGTTTTTCTCCGGAAAGCAGATCGAAAATTCTGGAATCTCTCGGTGGTTATAATTTGGATACCGGTCTCCGTTACCACGGAATCGACCATATGAAGGAATTTTCTCCACTCGTTTGA
- a CDS encoding penicillin-binding protein 1A — MKQEPVGLFEKYFIIWFRIVTENIWSGDKKLRNTAIAIFAFGSLNVFLLTGSVKDFFKLKEAAVYDIPSTLYGLNDKGVYEPIAEYYKFSRIPVRLEQLKPEENTLSADNRHKVIQCFLSTEDNSFYSHNGIDLKGIARAFVVNIMAGRVKEGASTITQQVARLKFLSIERSIARKAREAWLAILLELVYPKDKILEVYLNEIPLGHGTIGVGAASRFYFRKEVQDVTWGEAAILASLTTRPTQFSPIVNPVSSLNKVRVVFRKLVENGRMSVADAEKEYAALAEYYTNLNRSPNDSAFSDRLNRFPYVTEYIRKNLIRSIGSSRLYNGGLKIYSTIQIRHQEEAEKALLPALQRQTIESNQRAFRNIDAFDDLYGSGYSLIADLYDLPDFKFHISRTERTFSSAYQEDIRDEFATLNLLTGDDFLGDLIDKNYTSQTTKDHLLPVEGSLIAIRPDTGYITALVGGSGFRSDNQQIRPFQAFRQPGSAFKPILYAAAMDYSGKNPDPEKNVTPATLFADSPLQYLMEDGDEWAPENYSSEYSGFILLRKALEQSKNSVAVRVLEQVGLSHLMESLRGLLQLPGRDIPYNFSVSLGSFELTPYELTRAYAALASGGKTVNPISVLYVEDNAGKVIKDFRKDYEDDDRKQIISKEAAFLITSMMKDVVEEGTGRGVLSYGLNRKAYGKTGTTNNFRDAWFVGYTPELVTSVWFGYDVGTISLGRGMTGGKLAAPVWGRFMARALDREPAIDFPWLGDVKVVKKTVCRMSGKLPGSQCHDLFEEYFIPQTAPKDVCNDHGSSWNVVESRPSQPSTQPTHIEKKKPEKVEKQPTSSKPPKRKKSVFSGDEEIDY, encoded by the coding sequence ATGAAACAAGAACCCGTTGGGCTCTTTGAAAAGTATTTTATCATTTGGTTTCGAATTGTTACAGAAAACATTTGGAGCGGAGACAAAAAATTAAGAAACACTGCCATTGCTATATTTGCGTTTGGGTCTTTAAATGTTTTTTTACTCACAGGATCTGTAAAAGATTTTTTTAAACTAAAAGAAGCTGCTGTTTACGACATCCCTTCCACCTTGTACGGGTTAAATGACAAAGGTGTCTACGAACCCATTGCCGAATATTATAAATTTTCTAGAATTCCCGTTCGTTTAGAACAACTCAAACCAGAAGAAAATACTTTATCCGCAGATAACAGACACAAAGTCATCCAATGTTTTTTATCCACTGAGGATAACTCCTTTTATTCACACAATGGAATTGATTTAAAAGGAATCGCTCGTGCCTTTGTTGTCAACATTATGGCAGGTCGTGTGAAAGAAGGTGCCTCCACCATCACCCAACAAGTCGCACGCCTTAAGTTTTTATCGATAGAACGTTCCATCGCAAGAAAAGCGCGTGAAGCCTGGCTTGCCATTTTACTCGAACTGGTGTATCCGAAAGATAAAATTTTAGAAGTGTATCTAAATGAAATTCCACTCGGACACGGAACCATTGGTGTGGGTGCAGCTTCTCGGTTTTATTTTCGGAAAGAAGTACAAGATGTTACTTGGGGAGAAGCAGCGATCCTTGCCAGTCTTACCACAAGGCCCACTCAGTTTAGTCCCATCGTCAATCCTGTTTCTAGTTTAAACAAAGTACGGGTTGTATTTCGTAAGTTAGTAGAAAATGGAAGGATGTCAGTGGCTGACGCAGAAAAAGAATATGCGGCCCTTGCAGAATATTATACAAATTTAAATCGTTCTCCGAATGATTCCGCGTTTTCTGACAGGCTCAATCGTTTTCCTTATGTAACTGAATATATCAGAAAAAACCTAATTCGTTCGATTGGTTCTAGTCGCCTTTACAATGGGGGACTTAAAATTTATTCCACCATCCAAATCCGCCACCAAGAAGAAGCGGAGAAAGCACTTTTACCTGCCCTCCAAAGACAAACCATAGAATCCAACCAAAGAGCCTTTCGTAACATTGATGCCTTTGATGATTTGTATGGAAGTGGGTATTCTTTAATTGCCGATTTGTATGACCTTCCTGATTTTAAATTTCATATTTCCAGGACAGAACGTACGTTTTCTTCCGCTTACCAGGAAGATATCCGTGACGAGTTTGCTACTCTGAATTTACTCACGGGAGATGATTTCCTAGGTGATTTGATAGATAAAAACTACACTTCACAAACCACAAAAGACCATCTCCTGCCAGTAGAAGGGTCACTCATTGCCATTCGTCCAGACACAGGATACATCACAGCCCTTGTGGGTGGATCAGGATTTCGTTCAGACAACCAACAAATCCGTCCCTTCCAAGCCTTCCGCCAACCAGGATCTGCTTTTAAACCGATTCTTTATGCGGCAGCAATGGACTATTCTGGGAAAAATCCAGATCCAGAAAAAAACGTAACACCTGCTACACTCTTTGCAGATTCCCCGCTCCAATACCTTATGGAAGACGGAGATGAATGGGCTCCTGAAAACTATAGTAGCGAATACTCAGGGTTTATTTTACTTAGAAAAGCCTTAGAACAATCCAAAAACTCTGTGGCCGTTCGGGTATTAGAACAAGTAGGACTCTCCCACCTAATGGAAAGTTTACGAGGCCTATTACAATTACCAGGCCGAGACATTCCTTATAACTTCAGTGTTTCACTCGGATCCTTCGAACTAACACCTTATGAACTCACAAGGGCCTATGCAGCCCTAGCCTCTGGTGGAAAAACAGTAAATCCTATTTCCGTTTTGTATGTCGAAGACAATGCAGGCAAAGTCATCAAAGACTTTCGCAAAGACTACGAGGATGATGACCGCAAACAAATCATTTCCAAAGAAGCTGCCTTTCTCATCACATCCATGATGAAAGACGTTGTCGAAGAAGGAACAGGTCGCGGGGTTTTATCCTATGGACTGAACCGCAAAGCTTACGGAAAAACAGGCACCACTAATAACTTTCGAGATGCATGGTTTGTGGGTTACACACCCGAACTTGTGACCTCGGTCTGGTTTGGGTATGATGTCGGAACCATTTCTCTTGGACGAGGGATGACCGGTGGGAAACTAGCCGCACCTGTTTGGGGTCGGTTTATGGCAAGGGCTCTCGACCGGGAACCAGCCATCGATTTTCCTTGGCTCGGCGATGTGAAAGTCGTAAAAAAAACTGTCTGCCGGATGTCTGGAAAACTGCCCGGATCCCAATGCCATGACCTATTTGAAGAGTATTTCATCCCACAAACAGCTCCGAAAGACGTTTGTAATGACCATGGATCATCCTGGAACGTAGTGGAATCAAGGCCAAGTCAGCCTTCGACCCAACCAACACATATAGAAAAGAAAAAACCAGAAAAAGTAGAAAAACAACCCACCTCTTCCAAACCGCCAAAACGAAAAAAATCGGTCTTTAGCGGGGATGAGGAAATCGACTACTAA
- a CDS encoding bactofilin family protein: MAIGKDSINSVIGPGSIFEGKFYIAGSLRIDGKFEGDIKTEDALVIGETGKVKTNISAREVIVSGTLIGNIKAENEVKLEGTGRMLGDITAPYLELQKGVVAKGNITITGGQKKDVRKIVEESFGGIKSLDTKD, encoded by the coding sequence ATGGCAATAGGTAAGGATTCCATCAATAGCGTTATCGGACCAGGGTCGATATTTGAAGGTAAGTTTTATATCGCAGGTTCACTTAGAATCGATGGAAAATTCGAAGGTGATATCAAAACAGAAGACGCACTCGTTATCGGAGAGACCGGTAAAGTAAAAACTAACATCAGTGCAAGAGAAGTCATCGTATCAGGTACCCTCATTGGAAACATCAAAGCAGAAAATGAAGTAAAACTTGAAGGTACAGGACGTATGTTAGGTGATATTACAGCTCCTTACTTAGAACTCCAAAAAGGTGTTGTTGCTAAAGGGAATATTACAATCACAGGCGGCCAGAAAAAAGACGTTCGTAAGATTGTTGAAGAATCCTTTGGTGGTATCAAATCCTTAGATACCAAGGATTAA
- a CDS encoding M23 family metallopeptidase, whose amino-acid sequence MLLRSPEKSTIGKHVLRWGNVNVIQVSPGKYFYNLQSQSSVLHGTIDLNRKRYRILPLLASSFILAFFLSILVDKQTYEESLMEKEFLSMSTEVEENDIKDKEAKLADEKYLQETEDKKMAILRSADLDALAENKNKKLKVTQYKVKKNETLSDIARRFKLSAESIAGSSGISPEVSILPGQILNIPNKQGLVYKLKKGDTLAKVADYYKVKIDDIYSENQLEDYDLFKSGQKVFLPGAIIPETGPVWRIPVVSKVITSGWGTRSYPQYKFHMALDLRANYESVYAARKGKVTYSGWMGGYGNAIILTHDDSYQTLYAHNSKLFVKEGDYVSAGKVISRSGCTGYCFGPHLHFEVIKDGKNINPTKIIKGFSYK is encoded by the coding sequence ATGCTACTTCGGTCTCCTGAAAAGTCTACGATCGGCAAGCATGTGTTACGCTGGGGGAACGTAAATGTAATCCAGGTTTCTCCAGGTAAGTATTTTTACAATCTCCAATCACAATCAAGTGTCCTTCATGGCACAATCGATCTCAACCGCAAGCGGTATCGTATTCTTCCACTACTCGCCTCTTCCTTTATCTTAGCATTCTTTTTGTCCATCCTCGTAGACAAACAAACTTACGAAGAAAGTTTGATGGAAAAAGAATTCCTAAGTATGTCCACGGAAGTGGAAGAAAACGACATCAAAGACAAAGAGGCAAAACTTGCGGATGAAAAATACCTCCAAGAAACAGAAGATAAAAAAATGGCCATCCTTCGTTCGGCAGATCTGGATGCTTTGGCAGAAAACAAAAACAAAAAACTAAAAGTTACACAATACAAAGTCAAAAAGAACGAAACACTTTCTGATATCGCACGCAGGTTCAAACTGTCCGCGGAATCCATAGCGGGAAGTTCTGGAATTAGCCCCGAAGTTTCGATTTTACCCGGACAAATTTTAAACATTCCCAACAAACAAGGTTTAGTTTATAAACTTAAAAAAGGGGATACACTCGCCAAAGTAGCCGATTACTACAAAGTTAAAATCGACGACATATATTCCGAAAACCAATTAGAAGATTATGATTTATTCAAATCCGGCCAAAAGGTTTTTTTACCAGGCGCCATAATCCCAGAAACAGGCCCTGTTTGGAGAATCCCTGTTGTTTCCAAAGTCATCACATCAGGTTGGGGAACAAGATCTTACCCTCAATACAAATTCCATATGGCACTCGACTTACGTGCCAATTACGAATCCGTTTATGCAGCTAGAAAAGGGAAAGTCACCTATTCTGGTTGGATGGGTGGGTATGGAAATGCGATCATCCTCACTCATGATGACAGTTACCAAACTTTATATGCTCACAATTCGAAACTGTTTGTGAAAGAAGGTGACTATGTCAGTGCAGGGAAGGTCATCTCTCGTTCAGGATGTACTGGATATTGTTTTGGCCCCCACCTCCACTTTGAAGTCATCAAAGATGGAAAAAACATAAACCCTACAAAAATCATCAAAGGATTTTCTTACAAATAA
- a CDS encoding alpha/beta hydrolase, translating into MLKNKQHSKHSTFLIFFCFLLFVANLLVSCAPKIGEQINKRIVDPFDETKILNVHFITSRREMTVKDNCDSASFGFITDINPHYGICLVNIPSRHIVGDISLDNAQDKNQFFQFKGRINTDDREFLTKIKSSASEEVLVFVHGFNVNFDEAVLRAGQIKYDLKFPGEVVVYSWPAGVDSGILNQVMVKSTYDLNYTEAKINREPFAKFLNDITGLGKKIHLVVHSMGHQVVLPSVAALAKQGKSKFLSELILNAPDFDKNEFELILSDLTKSSERITLYCSPGDNALIASQKVNGAARAGMCFKYSGVDVINVNEVDDPVLGVGGLGHGYYSSRPILTDIYQVLLGVSVERRLFIRKSGPKNGENFVLRK; encoded by the coding sequence ATGCTTAAAAATAAACAACACTCTAAACATTCAACTTTCCTAATATTCTTTTGTTTCTTATTATTTGTAGCAAACTTACTGGTTTCCTGTGCCCCTAAAATTGGAGAACAAATCAACAAACGAATTGTGGATCCTTTTGATGAAACCAAAATTTTAAATGTACATTTTATCACTTCTCGTCGGGAAATGACAGTCAAAGACAATTGTGACAGCGCAAGTTTTGGATTCATCACCGACATCAATCCTCATTACGGAATTTGTTTGGTAAACATCCCTTCCCGTCATATTGTAGGTGATATCTCGCTTGACAATGCCCAAGACAAAAACCAATTTTTCCAATTCAAAGGTCGTATCAATACGGACGACAGAGAATTTTTAACGAAAATCAAATCCTCTGCCTCCGAGGAAGTTTTAGTTTTTGTACATGGATTCAATGTGAACTTTGATGAAGCCGTACTTCGTGCCGGACAAATCAAATATGATCTTAAGTTTCCTGGGGAAGTAGTGGTTTACTCTTGGCCTGCCGGAGTCGATTCGGGAATCCTAAACCAAGTGATGGTCAAATCCACTTACGACTTAAACTATACAGAAGCCAAAATCAACCGAGAACCTTTTGCTAAGTTCTTAAACGACATCACTGGTCTTGGAAAAAAAATCCATCTAGTGGTTCATAGTATGGGCCACCAAGTAGTTTTACCTTCTGTGGCAGCACTAGCCAAACAAGGGAAAAGTAAATTTCTATCGGAACTCATTTTGAATGCTCCCGATTTTGACAAAAACGAATTTGAACTCATCCTTTCTGATTTAACAAAATCCTCAGAGAGGATCACACTCTATTGTTCTCCTGGTGACAACGCTCTCATTGCTTCTCAAAAAGTAAATGGTGCCGCGCGCGCCGGAATGTGTTTCAAGTATTCCGGAGTGGATGTGATCAATGTGAATGAAGTGGATGATCCTGTTTTGGGTGTGGGTGGACTTGGCCATGGATATTATTCGTCAAGGCCCATCCTCACAGACATCTACCAAGTGTTACTTGGTGTATCTGTGGAACGTAGACTTTTTATCCGAAAATCTGGCCCAAAAAATGGGGAAAACTTTGTCCTCAGGAAATAG
- a CDS encoding transglutaminase-like domain-containing protein: MKKLVWILLFFSFFSSAVAVSVGEVPISWKEIRSKYNWKTNPSFPESESVDLFESVLYTDGRLFFQTKDSTKQSSILIWNLESGESKKFPWDGGRVTGWTECSGKILIQTTKTLWDLDAKTLVVNRKLPWPNNGKSWQDIVCLDHKIYRLVSEQLEVYDLESGELESKIPVPFSSVQRITKRGESDILFLSSFWGNTIQVFSPKDPTNKKEWKFPVNHRALFKLVTLSEDHFLIFDPITKIYGEWMVFENSILPLLTPVEVADGLRAYRFSPIQNKIQYQFQLTALIDVPETKYQLVLPKQNTSSQNLKDEVIHPSAVEEVDGAGNRSLVLTFPPLKAGDTRDISVYEAILTRYKIHWNLNPNLTLSKNQNQNGMESYLLDDWFLKLNEDVVVQKRNTLFQENTNLKQILTKTQEYVSSIPYKSGSFEPAPKVIEKNNGGCTEHSYVTMALLRGMGIPSRLVWNYLPTESSKEITFNHKFVEVWVEGLGWIPMEPLAAPRSKPGVTYARHVVFAGLPGTNHPKIAGGDRLVQLSKDQLDLNKKIKFKLVVVKNDSTNDEIDGTEEKVIPQKTNRALNSGEEMVVP; this comes from the coding sequence ATGAAAAAATTGGTGTGGATTTTACTTTTCTTCAGTTTCTTTTCCTCTGCAGTTGCGGTCAGTGTAGGCGAGGTTCCGATTTCATGGAAGGAAATTCGTTCCAAATACAATTGGAAAACAAATCCGAGTTTCCCTGAATCAGAGTCTGTAGATTTATTTGAATCGGTTTTGTATACCGATGGCAGGTTGTTTTTCCAAACAAAGGATTCCACAAAACAATCTTCCATCCTTATTTGGAATTTAGAGTCAGGGGAATCTAAAAAGTTTCCTTGGGACGGGGGAAGGGTAACGGGTTGGACAGAGTGTTCTGGAAAAATTCTAATCCAAACAACAAAAACTCTTTGGGATTTGGATGCAAAAACATTGGTTGTGAATCGAAAACTCCCTTGGCCAAACAATGGAAAATCTTGGCAGGATATTGTTTGTTTGGATCATAAAATCTATAGGTTGGTTTCTGAACAATTGGAAGTGTATGATTTGGAATCGGGGGAATTAGAATCCAAAATCCCAGTTCCTTTTTCTTCTGTACAAAGAATCACCAAACGCGGAGAAAGTGATATTTTATTTTTATCTTCTTTTTGGGGGAATACCATCCAAGTTTTTTCGCCGAAAGATCCTACTAACAAAAAAGAATGGAAATTTCCTGTTAACCATCGGGCACTTTTTAAACTCGTCACTCTATCCGAAGATCATTTCCTAATTTTTGATCCCATCACAAAGATTTATGGAGAGTGGATGGTATTTGAAAATTCCATATTACCTTTGTTAACTCCAGTGGAAGTGGCAGATGGATTGAGAGCCTACCGATTTTCTCCCATCCAAAACAAAATTCAATACCAGTTTCAGTTAACGGCTCTTATTGATGTTCCTGAAACAAAATACCAATTAGTCCTTCCCAAACAGAATACAAGTTCTCAAAACTTAAAAGATGAGGTAATCCATCCTTCTGCTGTAGAAGAGGTCGATGGGGCAGGGAATCGGAGTTTGGTTCTTACCTTCCCCCCACTCAAAGCAGGAGATACGAGAGATATCAGCGTTTACGAGGCGATTCTCACTCGCTATAAAATCCATTGGAATTTGAATCCAAATTTGACTTTATCTAAGAATCAAAATCAAAATGGTATGGAAAGTTATTTGTTAGATGATTGGTTTTTGAAACTTAATGAAGATGTTGTTGTTCAAAAAAGAAATACTCTTTTCCAAGAAAATACAAACCTAAAACAAATCCTCACCAAAACTCAAGAGTATGTTTCTTCCATTCCCTATAAGTCAGGAAGTTTTGAACCAGCACCCAAGGTGATTGAAAAAAATAATGGAGGTTGCACGGAACATTCCTATGTCACCATGGCCTTGTTACGTGGTATGGGAATTCCCTCTAGGTTAGTTTGGAACTATTTACCAACAGAGTCCTCTAAAGAAATTACATTTAACCATAAATTTGTGGAGGTGTGGGTGGAAGGCCTTGGATGGATTCCTATGGAACCACTGGCTGCACCCAGATCCAAACCAGGTGTCACTTATGCGAGGCATGTAGTTTTTGCGGGATTACCTGGCACAAATCACCCTAAAATTGCAGGTGGGGACAGGCTTGTTCAATTATCAAAAGACCAATTGGATTTAAACAAAAAGATAAAATTCAAATTGGTTGTGGTAAAGAATGATTCTACAAACGATGAAATAGATGGCACGGAAGAGAAAGTGATCCCTCAAAAAACAAACCGTGCCTTAAATTCTGGGGAAGAGATGGTGGTTCCCTAA
- a CDS encoding helix-turn-helix transcriptional regulator, with translation MDSRRKGSLFYFGERILLGTAGLVTEPHSHYAVSILVSLTNSFHLYTKSDSVIESQGIIIPPNFYHKLDAENSEMLIIQLDPKSDEYKKIIMDNSPKTIDINTRQKIQNIAEPLFNDSLNCISARIIYNQILSSLGSETTPKKYDKRIEMVIQKIKEKMPNPVTLTELSEISGISTDRFMHLFKENMGIPLRQYLLWQRLHIAAKLLQGGENLTTASHAAGFSDQAHLSRTFKKMFGVKPSLILGSQSLSKVCFCED, from the coding sequence ATGGATTCTAGAAGAAAGGGAAGTCTTTTTTATTTTGGAGAACGAATTCTCCTCGGAACAGCAGGTCTCGTGACAGAACCTCACTCTCACTATGCAGTGTCCATTTTGGTTTCTTTGACAAATTCTTTCCATTTGTATACAAAATCCGATTCTGTGATCGAATCCCAAGGGATCATCATTCCTCCTAATTTTTATCATAAATTAGATGCTGAGAATTCAGAAATGCTCATCATCCAATTGGATCCGAAATCTGATGAATACAAAAAGATCATTATGGACAATAGTCCAAAAACCATTGATATCAATACGAGACAGAAAATTCAAAATATCGCCGAACCATTGTTTAATGACTCTTTAAATTGTATTTCCGCTCGTATCATTTATAACCAAATCTTATCTTCTCTTGGTTCAGAAACCACACCAAAAAAATATGACAAACGGATTGAGATGGTGATCCAAAAAATCAAAGAAAAAATGCCAAACCCTGTCACTCTCACGGAACTTTCCGAAATTTCAGGAATTTCCACCGATCGGTTTATGCATTTATTTAAAGAAAATATGGGAATTCCACTGAGACAGTATTTATTATGGCAAAGACTTCATATTGCAGCAAAACTTCTGCAAGGTGGCGAAAACTTAACAACGGCTTCTCATGCTGCCGGTTTTAGTGACCAGGCTCACTTGTCTCGAACATTCAAAAAGATGTTTGGAGTGAAACCTTCTTTAATTTTAGGGAGCCAATCCTTAAGTAAGGTTTGTTTTTGCGAAGATTAA
- a CDS encoding DUF962 domain-containing protein, producing MRFAKEMAFYSAYHQEKRNVLIHVLGVPLITFTLFVVLSRFSLFEYNGFHVSASLVFTLAVLGYYYTLDVIFAFVATLVFGGLYLTSEWITTQLPANAAWTIFGLGQVIGWGAQFYGHFIFEKSRPALFDNLFQALVSAPLFVVADVFFELGFRLDLKKAVDAELKQKGVWKDFSHKPA from the coding sequence TTGAGATTTGCAAAAGAAATGGCGTTTTATTCCGCTTACCATCAGGAAAAACGAAATGTTTTGATCCACGTGCTCGGTGTTCCTTTAATCACCTTCACTTTGTTTGTTGTGCTAAGCCGTTTTAGTCTGTTTGAATACAATGGCTTCCATGTGTCCGCATCCCTTGTGTTTACTTTGGCAGTACTTGGGTATTACTACACGTTAGATGTAATCTTTGCATTTGTGGCGACTCTTGTTTTTGGTGGATTGTATCTAACCTCTGAGTGGATCACAACGCAATTGCCAGCAAACGCAGCTTGGACTATTTTTGGTCTTGGACAAGTGATTGGATGGGGTGCACAGTTCTACGGACATTTTATCTTTGAAAAAAGTAGACCGGCCCTTTTTGATAACCTATTTCAGGCTTTAGTATCAGCTCCGTTATTTGTGGTAGCAGATGTTTTTTTTGAACTCGGATTCCGATTGGATTTGAAAAAAGCTGTGGATGCAGAACTAAAACAAAAAGGTGTTTGGAAAGATTTTTCCCATAAACCAGCTTGA